In Wolbachia endosymbiont of Aedes albopictus, one DNA window encodes the following:
- a CDS encoding PleD family two-component system response regulator, giving the protein MTAKILVVDDVLCNVKLLEARLKAEYYTVIVAYDGEEAMDLVAKQQPDIILLDIMMPKMNGFEVCKELKNDPLTTHIPIIMVTALHDAHDRVQGINAGADDFLTKPIDETALSARIKSLTRLKMIIDELRLRGETNAEIGGVAGNSIMDYSNQIFDANILVVDEDVFQAEQIYNVLKHRFRSIKILSDPVEALKVGIKNNYDLIISDMQFSKTDGLRLCSEFRSKVETRYTPILILSEDYDKNNLVKALDVGANDYLTVPLDEGELIARVNSQVKRKRYQDALRMNLFNNAEMSIKDPLTNCYNRRYFDAHLRNIVKDSVEKDRRLSLMILDIDYFKIVNDSFGHNAGDELLKQVQKRISENIRVTDLLARFGGEEFVVVMPDTNVSDAYTIAERIRKIIAKEPFILADKNTTHNITVSIGIAEMQGSDLNDIKKFIVRADKYLYKAKNSGRNRVVTGYS; this is encoded by the coding sequence ATGACAGCAAAGATCCTAGTAGTAGATGATGTACTATGTAATGTTAAGCTTTTAGAAGCTCGACTAAAAGCAGAGTACTATACGGTTATCGTGGCCTATGATGGCGAGGAAGCCATGGATTTAGTAGCAAAACAGCAGCCCGATATTATATTACTCGATATTATGATGCCAAAAATGAATGGCTTTGAAGTTTGTAAGGAGCTAAAGAATGATCCCTTGACAACCCATATTCCAATAATTATGGTAACTGCGCTGCATGACGCTCATGATAGAGTACAGGGCATTAATGCTGGTGCAGATGATTTTCTGACTAAACCAATAGACGAAACTGCTTTATCTGCAAGGATCAAGTCTCTCACGCGCTTAAAAATGATTATAGATGAATTGCGTTTAAGAGGAGAAACCAACGCTGAGATTGGTGGAGTAGCAGGAAACAGTATTATGGATTATTCTAATCAGATTTTTGATGCTAACATACTTGTTGTAGATGAAGATGTCTTTCAAGCAGAGCAGATATATAATGTACTAAAGCACCGCTTTAGGTCAATTAAAATACTGAGTGATCCAGTGGAGGCATTAAAAGTTGGTATTAAGAATAATTACGACCTGATCATTTCTGATATGCAGTTTTCAAAAACTGACGGCCTGCGTTTGTGTTCTGAGTTTCGTAGTAAAGTAGAAACACGCTATACACCAATTCTGATTCTTTCTGAGGATTATGATAAAAACAATTTAGTAAAAGCACTTGATGTAGGTGCTAATGATTATTTAACAGTACCTTTGGATGAGGGTGAGTTAATAGCAAGGGTTAATTCGCAAGTAAAACGAAAAAGATATCAAGATGCCTTGAGAATGAATTTATTTAATAATGCGGAAATGTCTATAAAGGACCCATTAACTAACTGTTATAATAGAAGATATTTTGATGCACACTTAAGAAACATTGTTAAGGACTCTGTGGAAAAGGATAGAAGGTTGTCTCTTATGATACTTGATATAGACTATTTTAAGATAGTGAATGACAGTTTTGGGCATAATGCTGGAGATGAACTTTTAAAGCAAGTACAGAAAAGAATTTCTGAAAATATCAGAGTGACAGATTTACTAGCTAGATTTGGTGGTGAGGAGTTTGTTGTTGTAATGCCAGATACCAATGTATCAGATGCGTATACTATTGCGGAGAGAATACGAAAAATTATTGCTAAAGAACCTTTTATACTTGCGGACAAAAATACAACCCATAACATAACTGTGAGCATTGGAATTGCAGAAATGCAAGGATCTGACCTTAACGATATTAAAAAATTTATAGTACGTGCTGACAAATATTTATATAAGGCAAAAAACAGTGGTAGAAATAGAGTGGTTACTGGCTATAGCTAA
- a CDS encoding NAD-glutamate dehydrogenase, which yields MCIDHNVDTESLFELVDQENQQDKEKIKKFIKYFYSFVYKSDLKANDKFLLYIVNDAYNFVSQKEKDESKLVVSNIDDIPGIEGDFTTIKITNDDMPFLVDSVIATIKSHNLTICYYSNSIINIKRKEDLIDEIYSLEESNGVKESVIYVIIKGISESFVDTLKESLQKTLKAVNCVVKDWHSMLKKLDEASLSVIPAGIQEKDTWIPVSRTGMTPDRNQEQKDFLVWLKNSNFVFLGYQEYIAGKDEKLVCDSKKALGLIRVGQSTLIPSANLDSLYILRSDLISIVHRRTYMNCIGVKEFDDQDNVVKERRFFGLFTSVAEVQDIRTIPIIRDKVKVIEKNAGFITGGHNNKALISILQAFSCDELFQSNEDELFKICISIMSLAIRPRVRLFLRRVGDFISCIVLIPMRYGSARLMFKIRDILKDETSAESSDIYNNHIINEYDLMKLHVVLKTKNASVPDDEVLRIENKLRNITEKWEDRFIDNLYNTFSTVEDIFIRYCKAFPISYQESFEPHEAYYDMKKLEIVRKKGVSEVDLRLTRDNLNYQLKVYTSSNGGLELSKILRITKNLGAKILSHNGYYIEINGGIWIHHFVLSRVDELIDNITLKEQFEITLAKVFRKEIKNDYFNSLVIIAGLEWKEVLLVRALSAYLKQTSFNYNPEYIQKVVSEYPKIVKYLIQLFHARFDPNIDIDRAETTDIFREKIEELLKEISNVSHDYVLRSIFNLIMAILRTSYYQDNKPCLSIKFDSNKINDLPDPRPYRELYIYSNLFEGIHLRGGKLARGGLRWSDRTEDFRTEVLGLMKAQMTKNAVIVPVGAKGGFVIKQVYKDKDTLREKGVECYKSFIRGMLDITDNVVNGKIIPPENVIRYDEDDPYLVVAADKGTASFSDYANQIASEYNFWLGDAFASGGSVGYDHKKMGITARGAWIAAQRHFWKMNKDIYQDATVIGIGDMAGDLFGNGMLLSKNIHLIGAFNHMHIFIDPNPDAEKSFTERKRLFELPFSTWMDYNKDLISKGGGVFERSSKQVNISQEIKKCFNITEDILPPSDLIRYLLKAEVDFIWNGGIGTFVKAKSENHSMVGDKANDELRVNGKDIRASMFIEGGNLGCTQLGRIEYAERGGYINADFVDNSAGVICSDLEVNIKIAFVSAMKAGGISLEKRNEILASMMDEVAFKVLENHNRIETKALLLECLQAKERLEQHHRLLLSLEKSGLLNRSVEFLPTEEEIARMLTGAEGFSSPQLSILMSYTRTAIKNEIIHSDLPEKDLISNDYLLGYFPKKMITKFKDFILKHQLRREIISTCIANDVVNRMGCIFINNLAENTGIKVQEAVNIYIVVNHLYDLNSLWQKIDELDGKIDVNSYLQIVRNVQKFIGRVSFWLVKNLGKLSFVELDDVTKFKDAIETLGQNLTDVLDEHLLKVYSHGSTSLVELNINKDLAKEVADLCVLAYALDIISVAEQTSLSILDAGKIYFELKSLLRFDLIRTIAIKMKSRSSYWDRSLVNDLLDDLSNYHHKLAVEVIKATDNPKDKVQTWACNDKDYIERYNSFLDEMVASKLDLSKLIFIIRRIKVLAS from the coding sequence ATGTGTATAGATCATAATGTTGACACTGAGTCTTTATTTGAGTTAGTTGATCAAGAAAATCAGCAAGATAAAGAAAAAATTAAAAAATTTATTAAGTATTTTTATAGTTTTGTTTATAAAAGCGACCTAAAAGCCAACGATAAGTTTTTGCTATATATTGTAAACGATGCTTACAATTTTGTTTCTCAAAAAGAGAAAGATGAAAGTAAGTTAGTAGTAAGCAATATAGATGATATACCAGGAATAGAAGGCGATTTTACCACGATTAAGATAACAAACGATGATATGCCATTTTTGGTTGATTCTGTTATTGCAACTATTAAATCGCACAATTTAACCATATGCTATTACAGCAACAGCATAATTAACATTAAAAGAAAAGAGGACCTAATAGATGAGATTTACTCTTTGGAAGAAAGCAATGGAGTCAAAGAGTCAGTTATATATGTAATTATCAAAGGTATAAGTGAAAGTTTTGTTGATACATTAAAAGAATCTCTACAAAAAACGCTGAAAGCAGTTAATTGCGTTGTAAAAGATTGGCACTCAATGCTCAAGAAACTTGATGAGGCAAGTCTTTCTGTCATTCCAGCTGGGATCCAGGAAAAGGACACGTGGATTCCAGTGTCACGCACTGGAATGACACCAGACCGAAATCAAGAGCAAAAAGATTTTCTAGTTTGGTTAAAGAATAGTAACTTCGTATTTCTAGGTTATCAAGAATATATTGCTGGTAAAGATGAAAAACTCGTCTGTGATAGCAAAAAGGCCCTTGGCCTGATAAGAGTAGGTCAAAGTACGTTGATTCCTTCTGCAAACCTTGATTCCCTATACATACTGAGATCAGATCTAATCTCAATAGTCCATCGGCGTACATACATGAATTGTATAGGAGTAAAAGAATTTGATGACCAGGATAATGTAGTAAAGGAACGGCGTTTTTTCGGGCTATTTACTTCTGTAGCGGAGGTCCAAGATATTCGAACTATTCCAATAATAAGAGATAAAGTTAAAGTTATAGAAAAAAATGCAGGGTTTATAACCGGGGGCCACAATAACAAAGCTTTAATTTCTATTTTACAAGCATTCTCTTGTGATGAATTATTCCAATCAAATGAAGACGAATTATTTAAAATTTGCATTTCGATCATGTCTCTTGCGATTAGGCCAAGGGTCAGATTATTTTTAAGAAGAGTAGGGGATTTTATTAGTTGCATAGTGCTGATACCAATGCGTTATGGTAGCGCTAGGCTAATGTTCAAGATACGTGACATATTGAAGGATGAGACAAGTGCAGAAAGTTCAGATATTTATAACAATCACATTATCAATGAATATGATTTGATGAAATTGCATGTAGTGCTAAAGACCAAAAATGCTAGTGTTCCTGATGATGAAGTTTTGCGTATCGAAAACAAATTAAGGAACATTACGGAAAAGTGGGAAGATCGTTTTATAGACAATTTATATAATACTTTTAGTACTGTTGAGGATATATTCATCCGTTATTGCAAGGCATTTCCAATAAGCTATCAAGAGAGTTTCGAACCTCATGAAGCATATTACGATATGAAAAAATTGGAGATAGTGAGGAAAAAAGGAGTTAGCGAGGTCGATTTAAGACTTACTCGTGATAATCTTAATTATCAATTAAAGGTTTACACTTCGAGCAATGGAGGTCTTGAATTATCGAAGATATTAAGAATTACTAAGAATTTGGGAGCTAAGATTCTATCTCATAATGGCTATTACATAGAAATTAACGGCGGAATATGGATACACCATTTTGTGTTGTCAAGAGTCGATGAATTAATAGACAACATTACTCTAAAAGAGCAATTTGAAATAACACTTGCGAAAGTGTTTAGAAAGGAAATTAAAAATGATTATTTCAATAGTTTGGTCATTATTGCTGGACTGGAGTGGAAAGAAGTGCTTCTGGTTAGAGCGTTAAGTGCTTACCTAAAGCAGACGTCATTTAACTACAATCCAGAATATATCCAAAAGGTAGTCTCAGAGTATCCAAAAATAGTAAAGTATTTGATACAACTATTTCATGCAAGATTTGATCCTAACATAGACATTGATAGAGCAGAAACCACGGACATTTTCAGAGAAAAAATTGAGGAACTTCTAAAAGAGATCAGCAATGTTTCACATGATTACGTTTTGCGCTCGATATTTAACTTGATAATGGCTATTTTAAGGACCAGTTATTATCAAGATAATAAACCCTGCTTATCTATAAAATTTGACTCAAATAAAATAAATGATTTGCCTGATCCTCGTCCATATCGTGAATTGTATATTTATTCAAATCTTTTTGAGGGAATACATCTAAGAGGCGGGAAATTAGCCCGTGGTGGCTTAAGGTGGTCGGATAGGACGGAAGATTTTCGCACTGAAGTTTTGGGGCTCATGAAAGCTCAGATGACAAAAAATGCGGTTATTGTACCTGTTGGCGCAAAGGGTGGGTTTGTAATTAAGCAAGTTTATAAAGACAAAGATACTTTAAGAGAGAAAGGTGTTGAATGCTATAAGAGTTTTATCAGGGGAATGCTTGACATTACTGATAATGTAGTTAATGGCAAAATAATTCCACCAGAGAATGTGATTAGGTATGATGAAGATGATCCATATCTCGTGGTTGCTGCTGATAAAGGCACTGCTTCATTTTCTGATTATGCCAACCAAATAGCCTCTGAATACAATTTTTGGCTTGGTGATGCATTTGCATCTGGTGGATCAGTAGGTTATGACCACAAAAAGATGGGTATTACAGCCAGAGGTGCATGGATTGCAGCGCAGAGGCATTTTTGGAAAATGAATAAGGATATTTACCAGGATGCAACTGTTATTGGAATTGGGGATATGGCTGGCGACTTATTTGGAAATGGTATGCTGCTTTCAAAAAATATACATTTAATCGGCGCATTTAACCATATGCATATTTTTATTGACCCAAACCCTGATGCAGAAAAGAGTTTCACAGAGCGTAAACGCCTCTTTGAGTTACCATTTTCAACTTGGATGGATTATAACAAAGATTTGATTTCTAAGGGTGGAGGAGTATTTGAGCGTAGCAGCAAGCAAGTAAACATTTCTCAAGAAATAAAAAAATGCTTTAATATAACAGAAGATATACTACCTCCAAGTGATTTGATTAGATATCTACTCAAAGCAGAAGTGGACTTCATATGGAATGGAGGAATTGGCACGTTTGTTAAGGCAAAGAGTGAAAATCATAGCATGGTCGGTGACAAAGCAAACGATGAGTTGAGAGTAAATGGTAAAGATATTAGAGCTTCTATGTTTATAGAAGGCGGAAATTTAGGATGCACACAGCTTGGAAGAATAGAATATGCTGAAAGAGGTGGATATATCAATGCAGATTTTGTTGATAATTCAGCCGGAGTGATATGTTCGGACCTTGAAGTTAACATCAAGATTGCATTTGTTTCAGCTATGAAAGCAGGGGGTATTTCTTTAGAAAAAAGGAATGAAATACTGGCAAGTATGATGGACGAAGTTGCATTCAAAGTGCTTGAGAACCACAACAGAATTGAAACAAAAGCATTACTTCTTGAGTGTTTGCAAGCTAAAGAGAGATTGGAGCAGCACCACAGGTTACTGCTCAGTTTAGAAAAATCTGGGCTGTTAAACCGAAGCGTAGAATTTCTTCCAACTGAAGAAGAGATAGCAAGGATGTTAACTGGTGCAGAAGGTTTCAGTTCTCCTCAGCTTTCTATTCTAATGTCTTATACTAGAACGGCAATAAAAAATGAAATTATACATTCCGATCTGCCAGAAAAAGATCTTATATCTAATGACTACTTGCTAGGTTATTTTCCTAAAAAGATGATAACAAAGTTTAAGGATTTCATATTAAAACACCAACTTCGTAGAGAAATTATCTCTACTTGCATTGCAAATGATGTAGTGAATAGAATGGGCTGTATATTCATCAATAATTTGGCTGAGAACACTGGAATTAAGGTACAAGAAGCGGTTAACATATATATTGTTGTTAACCACCTGTATGATTTAAACAGCCTGTGGCAGAAAATTGATGAATTGGATGGAAAAATTGATGTTAACTCATACTTACAAATAGTGAGGAACGTACAGAAATTTATTGGCAGAGTATCGTTTTGGTTAGTGAAAAATCTTGGCAAGCTTAGCTTTGTAGAGTTGGATGATGTTACAAAATTTAAAGATGCAATTGAAACTTTAGGCCAGAACTTAACTGATGTTTTAGATGAACACCTATTAAAGGTCTATAGCCATGGATCAACTTCTTTAGTAGAACTTAATATAAATAAAGATCTAGCAAAAGAAGTTGCTGATCTATGTGTTCTTGCTTATGCATTGGACATTATATCTGTTGCTGAACAGACGTCTTTATCCATTCTTGATGCTGGTAAAATATACTTTGAGTTAAAGTCGCTGTTAAGATTCGATCTGATTAGAACAATTGCCATCAAGATGAAAAGCCGCTCTTCTTATTGGGATCGCAGCTTAGTTAATGATTTATTGGACGATTTAAGCAATTACCATCACAAGCTAGCTGTTGAAGTCATAAAAGCTACTGATAACCCCAAAGATAAGGTTCAAACCTGGGCTTGTAATGATAAGGACTACATAGAACGTTATAATAGTTTTTTAGATGAGATGGTTGCTTCTAAACTTGATTTAAGCAAATTAATATTTATAATCAGGAGGATTAAAGTACTTGCTTCATAG